From the genome of Streptacidiphilus rugosus AM-16, one region includes:
- a CDS encoding MFS transporter — protein sequence MGGGEGTRSDRQTAAPAPVPPPRSGARHRLVVVALMLSMALVALDSACVSTAVPQIVGELGGFSYFSWMFSGYLLAVTVTLPIYGKLADARGRKPVLLIGSTVFLIGSLLCAGAWSMGSLIVFRMVQGLGGGAIQGTVQTLAADLYPLERRPKIQALMSTVWAVSAVLGPALGGVLASYANWRWIFLINLPVGVFALLLLKRNLHEAEAAERPRTRIDWLGAAGLFLTTGLLLFALVQGGVAWGWLSAPSLALFAACAAFGASTFLVERRAAEPIMPGWVWRRRVIAGVNLAFAFLGMLMIAPMVFLPTYAQSVLGLAPVAAGFVLSVWTISWPISAALSNRVYRRIGFRNTSLIGASVGTALLLAFPLLPYRGAAWEPALLMLLLGGGLGLFQLPLIIGVQSSVPWHERGTATASVLFCRQVGQSLGGVLFAVIANTTLTGRLRDAPSSLRDGLPHGLDQIAGSLIHSGGLSGAATDYLRHALAAAVSHVYLGAGIAAALSVIVLATVTPKRFPLAEGSQG from the coding sequence ATGGGCGGCGGCGAGGGAACGCGCAGCGACCGGCAGACGGCCGCGCCAGCCCCCGTCCCGCCCCCGCGGAGCGGCGCCCGGCACCGGCTGGTGGTCGTGGCGCTCATGCTCTCGATGGCGCTGGTCGCCCTCGACTCGGCCTGCGTCTCGACCGCGGTGCCGCAGATCGTCGGAGAGCTGGGCGGCTTCAGCTACTTCTCGTGGATGTTCTCCGGCTATCTGCTGGCCGTGACGGTGACCCTGCCGATCTACGGGAAGCTGGCCGACGCGCGCGGCCGCAAGCCGGTGCTGCTGATCGGCTCGACCGTCTTCCTGATCGGCTCGCTGCTGTGCGCCGGGGCGTGGAGCATGGGCTCGCTCATCGTCTTCCGCATGGTGCAGGGCCTCGGCGGCGGAGCGATACAGGGGACCGTGCAGACCCTGGCCGCCGACCTCTACCCGCTGGAGCGGCGGCCGAAGATCCAGGCCCTGATGTCGACCGTCTGGGCGGTCTCCGCCGTCCTCGGCCCGGCCCTCGGCGGGGTGCTGGCCAGCTACGCGAACTGGCGCTGGATCTTCCTGATCAACCTGCCCGTCGGAGTGTTCGCGCTGCTGCTGCTCAAGCGCAACCTGCACGAGGCGGAGGCGGCGGAGCGCCCGCGCACCCGGATCGACTGGCTGGGTGCGGCCGGCCTGTTCCTGACGACGGGACTGCTGCTCTTCGCCCTGGTGCAGGGCGGCGTCGCCTGGGGCTGGCTCTCGGCGCCGAGCCTCGCCCTCTTCGCCGCGTGCGCCGCGTTCGGCGCGAGCACCTTCCTGGTGGAGCGGCGCGCGGCGGAGCCGATCATGCCGGGCTGGGTATGGCGGCGCAGGGTCATCGCCGGAGTCAATCTGGCCTTCGCCTTCCTGGGCATGCTGATGATCGCTCCCATGGTCTTCCTGCCGACCTACGCCCAGTCCGTGCTGGGTCTGGCGCCGGTCGCGGCGGGCTTCGTGCTCTCGGTCTGGACGATCAGCTGGCCGATCTCGGCGGCGCTGTCCAACCGGGTCTACCGGCGCATCGGCTTCCGTAACACCTCGCTGATCGGCGCGAGCGTCGGGACGGCCCTGCTGCTGGCTTTCCCGCTGCTCCCCTACCGCGGCGCGGCCTGGGAGCCGGCGCTGCTGATGCTGCTGCTCGGCGGCGGCCTCGGGCTGTTCCAGCTGCCGCTGATCATCGGCGTGCAGAGCAGCGTGCCGTGGCACGAACGCGGCACGGCCACCGCCTCGGTGCTGTTCTGCCGTCAGGTGGGCCAGAGCCTGGGCGGCGTGCTCTTCGCCGTCATCGCCAACACGACACTGACCGGCAGGCTGAGGGACGCCCCGAGCTCCCTGCGGGACGGTCTGCCGCACGGACTGGACCAGATCGCGGGCTCCCTGATCCACAGCGGCGGGCTGAGCGGTGCGGCCACGGACTACCTGCGGCACGCCCTGGCGGCGGCGGTGAGCCACGTCTACCTGGGAGCCGGGATCGCCGCCGCCCTGTCGGTGATCGTTCTGGCTACAGTGACCCCGAAGCGATTTCCGCTGGCGGAGGGGAGCCAAGGATGA
- a CDS encoding MBL fold metallo-hydrolase codes for MSWTEVGDRVFQRRYDPCDVSVTVVAGGDGLVVVDTRCSLAEAREVREHLKEISSAPVRWVVNTHVHFDHVWGNAEFVAPRQTPPAQLWGSAEMIAAMRGAATDPEATAFKKSLAERNEVWAAKMAELEEVVPDHEVRGRHDLDLGGGRVVSMRQLGRGHTDGDLVLHVPDANVLLMGDLLEQSGDPAFGPDSFPLDWAPTLDAALALAGPDARFVPGHGESTDAAFVRAQRDAIASVAAECRALRSAGVPASEALAAGDWPYPADTLTHAVTRAYAQL; via the coding sequence ATGAGTTGGACCGAGGTCGGGGACCGGGTCTTCCAGCGCCGTTACGACCCGTGCGACGTGTCGGTGACCGTCGTCGCCGGCGGGGACGGGCTGGTCGTGGTGGACACCCGCTGCAGCCTCGCGGAGGCCCGCGAGGTCAGGGAGCACCTGAAGGAGATCTCCTCCGCACCGGTCCGCTGGGTCGTCAACACCCACGTGCACTTCGACCACGTGTGGGGCAACGCCGAGTTCGTCGCGCCCCGGCAGACGCCTCCGGCGCAGCTCTGGGGCAGCGCCGAGATGATCGCCGCGATGCGCGGCGCGGCGACGGACCCGGAGGCGACGGCGTTCAAGAAGTCGCTGGCCGAACGGAACGAGGTCTGGGCGGCGAAGATGGCCGAGCTGGAGGAGGTCGTCCCCGACCACGAGGTGCGCGGCCGCCACGACCTGGACCTCGGCGGCGGTCGCGTGGTCTCGATGCGGCAGCTGGGACGCGGCCACACCGACGGCGACCTGGTCCTGCACGTCCCCGACGCGAACGTGCTGCTGATGGGCGACCTGCTGGAGCAGTCCGGCGATCCGGCCTTCGGCCCGGACTCCTTCCCCCTGGACTGGGCCCCGACCCTGGACGCGGCGCTCGCCCTGGCCGGCCCCGACGCCCGCTTCGTCCCCGGCCACGGCGAGTCGACGGACGCGGCCTTCGTCCGCGCCCAGCGTGACGCGATCGCGTCCGTGGCCGCGGAGTGCCGCGCGCTGCGGTCCGCGGGCGTCCCCGCGTCGGAGGCTCTCGCGGCGGGCGACTGGCCGTACCCGGCCGACACCCTCACCCACGCCGTGACCCGCGCGTACGCGCAGCTGTAG